The Neobacillus sp. PS3-34 genome has a window encoding:
- the fabI gene encoding enoyl-ACP reductase FabI, whose translation MEDLLKLKGKNIVIMGVANERSIAWGVARSLYQAGANLIFTYRLERSLGKINKLLTDNNHTAQLIVQCDVNDDESIKGAFQEIGEKVGTIHGIVHSVAFANAEDLKREFINTSRSGYAFAQDTSSYSLIAVAREAKPFMTEGGSIVTMSYLGAERAVSGYNVMGVAKAALESAVKYLAIDLGKENIRINAISAGAIRTLAAKGVGSFNEILHKIEETAPLKRNVTQEEVGDMTLAMLSQLSRGVTGEIIYVDSGYNIMG comes from the coding sequence ATGGAAGATTTGCTTAAATTAAAAGGTAAAAACATTGTCATCATGGGGGTTGCAAATGAGCGCAGTATTGCTTGGGGTGTAGCTCGGTCGCTATATCAAGCTGGTGCCAATCTTATTTTTACCTATCGTTTAGAACGTTCACTTGGAAAAATAAATAAGTTATTAACGGATAATAATCATACTGCTCAACTAATCGTGCAATGCGATGTAAACGATGATGAAAGTATTAAAGGTGCTTTCCAGGAAATTGGGGAGAAGGTAGGAACAATCCACGGAATTGTACACTCCGTTGCATTTGCAAATGCGGAAGATTTAAAAAGGGAGTTTATTAATACCTCAAGGTCTGGGTATGCTTTTGCCCAAGATACCAGCTCGTACTCATTAATAGCGGTTGCAAGAGAAGCAAAACCTTTTATGACAGAAGGCGGCTCAATCGTGACGATGAGTTACCTTGGAGCTGAAAGGGCAGTCAGTGGCTATAATGTGATGGGAGTTGCAAAAGCAGCTCTTGAATCAGCAGTAAAATACCTCGCAATCGATTTAGGAAAAGAGAATATCCGTATTAACGCGATTTCTGCTGGAGCGATTCGCACACTTGCAGCTAAAGGAGTAGGTTCTTTCAATGAAATCCTTCATAAAATTGAAGAAACCGCACCTTTAAAAAGAAATGTAACACAAGAAGAGGTGGGGGATATGACTTTGGCAATGCTTAGTCAACTTTCCCGAGGAGTTACTGGTGAAATTATCTATGTAGATTCAGGATATAATATCATGGGCTAA
- a CDS encoding L-serine ammonia-lyase, iron-sulfur-dependent, subunit alpha, with translation MEKHKILAIIEKELVIALGCTEPVAIALAAATAKSNAKGEIKEICVKASGNVIKNAKSVGIPGMTSTGLDFAAAIGAVAGDPSRQLEVLSGLTFDDEQSALKLIEEGKVTSGQADTPKILYIEVTLQTDKQSSKVVISDNHTNISLIEVDGRVVYQGGCENIGFQSDEEELTSLTIDEIYEWVTNVDISSLSLVKKSIELNRVIGIEGLSGDYGLKVGKTLKENVKKGILSNDIATAAMALAAAGSDARMAGSTLPVMANTGSGNQGIAVTLPVVAVAEKLQVSEEKMIRAVALSHLMTIHIKSKFGRLSALCGVTAAGMGASGAIVFLLDGGLHQIKAAIQNTIGNVSGMICDGAKAGCAMKVSTCSNVAVQSALLALNNQEIKSTDGFIHDDVEKSIESFCKLGNEGTRHTDELILRLMMEK, from the coding sequence ATGGAGAAACACAAAATATTAGCGATTATAGAGAAAGAATTAGTGATTGCCCTTGGCTGTACGGAGCCTGTTGCGATTGCATTAGCCGCAGCAACTGCTAAAAGCAATGCAAAGGGTGAAATAAAAGAGATATGTGTGAAAGCTAGTGGAAATGTTATTAAGAATGCTAAATCAGTCGGAATTCCCGGAATGACTTCTACTGGCCTTGATTTTGCTGCTGCTATTGGAGCAGTAGCCGGAGATCCATCAAGGCAGCTTGAGGTATTAAGTGGGCTTACTTTTGATGATGAGCAGTCAGCACTAAAGCTAATTGAGGAAGGTAAAGTAACCTCTGGCCAGGCTGATACTCCGAAAATACTTTATATTGAAGTGACTCTACAAACAGATAAGCAATCTTCTAAAGTGGTAATTTCCGATAATCATACCAATATTTCTCTAATTGAGGTTGATGGTAGGGTTGTGTATCAAGGCGGCTGTGAGAATATTGGCTTCCAATCAGATGAAGAGGAATTAACGTCTCTCACAATTGATGAAATTTATGAATGGGTTACAAATGTCGATATCAGTTCATTATCTCTGGTAAAAAAGAGTATTGAGCTAAATAGAGTGATTGGAATAGAAGGTCTTTCAGGGGATTACGGCTTAAAAGTAGGAAAAACCCTTAAGGAAAATGTGAAAAAAGGAATACTATCCAATGATATAGCCACTGCAGCGATGGCGCTGGCGGCCGCTGGTTCGGATGCTAGAATGGCAGGTTCCACACTGCCTGTTATGGCGAATACCGGGAGTGGAAATCAAGGAATTGCTGTCACACTTCCCGTGGTGGCAGTGGCGGAGAAATTGCAGGTTTCTGAGGAGAAGATGATTCGGGCAGTTGCACTTAGCCATCTTATGACGATTCATATCAAATCTAAATTTGGCCGTCTATCTGCCTTATGCGGTGTAACTGCCGCGGGAATGGGTGCTAGCGGAGCCATTGTTTTCTTGCTCGATGGTGGTTTGCATCAAATAAAAGCAGCGATTCAAAATACAATTGGTAATGTGTCTGGAATGATTTGCGATGGGGCAAAGGCGGGCTGCGCAATGAAAGTATCCACCTGTTCGAATGTTGCCGTTCAATCCGCTTTGTTGGCACTAAACAATCAAGAAATTAAATCCACTGATGGATTTATTCATGATGATGTAGAAAAAAGCATAGAAAGTTTTTGTAAGCTTGGAAATGAAGGAACAAGGCATACGGACGAACTCATTTTAAGATTAATGATGGAAAAATAA
- a CDS encoding putative holin-like toxin has product MTVFEALMIMIAFASLIVALLSFNQKK; this is encoded by the coding sequence ATGACAGTATTTGAAGCTTTAATGATTATGATTGCATTTGCGAGCTTAATCGTCGCTTTACTGTCATTTAACCAAAAAAAATAA
- a CDS encoding GNAT family N-acetyltransferase, whose translation MTQHKFTITPYHPTYAEQTVRMWRDSKEQAIGQKEIHSFENHIYFLNDILPKQYQIDLALMDDKVVGMIAYTEREISQLYIHINYQGFGIGQALLDKAKEQSRGRLTLYTFEVNENAQRFYEKNGFNIIGRGHENEENLPDIQYEWKSN comes from the coding sequence GTGACTCAACACAAATTTACAATAACTCCGTATCATCCTACATATGCTGAACAGACAGTGAGAATGTGGCGAGATAGTAAGGAACAGGCTATTGGCCAGAAAGAAATTCATAGCTTCGAAAATCATATTTATTTTTTAAATGATATCTTACCCAAGCAGTATCAAATAGATTTGGCGTTAATGGATGACAAAGTAGTTGGGATGATCGCTTATACCGAAAGAGAGATTAGCCAGCTTTATATTCATATTAATTATCAAGGATTCGGAATAGGTCAAGCATTACTTGACAAGGCAAAAGAACAATCAAGAGGGAGATTAACTTTATATACATTTGAAGTAAATGAAAACGCACAACGATTTTATGAAAAAAATGGATTTAATATCATTGGTAGAGGGCACGAAAATGAAGAAAATTTACCAGATATTCAATATGAATGGAAATCCAACTAA
- a CDS encoding SMI1/KNR4 family protein codes for MWKEFINSISEEGEYIFNEPADKKAINYLEENYNVQLPSELIELFHESDGIKDTYGSYLIWSTRKILDINNDFRTAEEFKSMYMPFDNLLFVADAGNGDFFGYSIINGAIQRDDIYVWDHETDSRTWKAPSLKDFIEGWTKGNIGI; via the coding sequence ATGTGGAAAGAATTTATAAATAGTATTTCCGAAGAAGGGGAATATATTTTTAATGAACCTGCAGATAAAAAAGCAATAAATTACCTAGAAGAGAATTACAATGTACAACTCCCTAGTGAATTAATTGAATTATTCCATGAATCAGATGGAATAAAAGACACGTATGGGAGCTATCTAATATGGTCAACTAGAAAAATATTAGATATAAATAATGATTTTAGAACTGCTGAAGAATTCAAATCTATGTATATGCCTTTTGATAATTTACTTTTTGTTGCAGATGCTGGAAATGGTGATTTCTTTGGGTATTCTATAATAAACGGAGCCATTCAAAGGGACGATATATACGTTTGGGATCATGAAACAGACAGTAGAACATGGAAAGCCCCTTCCTTAAAGGATTTTATAGAAGGATGGACAAAAGGCAATATTGGGATTTAG
- a CDS encoding 3'-5' exonuclease encodes MAVTIPEAIRSSATMGERLLFRTLKTYLPDDYIVYFEPEIQGRRPDFVIIGPDLGLIVLEVKDYTKNTLFQLNHDEWHIVTTSGDQAVIKSPMKQARDNMFRVVDALKKDKSLVQLDGKFKFQLKFPYGHGVVFTRLFSKDMVENSLYSIIEPHLCLTRDEIDPDKEEFSEDVLIEKILNMFVVPYRLREPLSMDDINAIRYHLFPEVRISAEFKAPVPYQDQLLLSLHDIKTMDLHQENLAKQIGDKNRLIRGVAGSGKTIILASRAKMLLKQNPDWKILILCYNISLANSIQQMVTHMLNEPENLFDFDFSTESKVKPVNQDKILVRNFHSWLKNDLKIREQQIPDLAEKLENKQAILPTYDAVLIDEGQDFEADWLRLVSLLINADTQSLLLVEDRAQSIYKRKRSYLQDTGLSFQGRSKVLSINYRNTAQIVKFAWDFYQKHSLFKNKVVNRELEGDIIAPQSTKRKGPEPGIIKAATFFEEIKLVARQIQKLHMEKKVPYDDMLILYRVKRTHQYPIIDIIKRSLDEAGLPHFWITENDTSKRSFEKEDGKIKISTIDSSKGLDFRAVFIVNVDSMPFPLEEDKEREVSLLYIGMTRAKEYLCLSYSGISEFTGYLDGIVEERNKIKIGKENIN; translated from the coding sequence ATGGCGGTTACGATTCCTGAAGCGATCCGTTCTTCAGCGACGATGGGAGAAAGATTGTTATTCCGGACTCTTAAAACATATCTTCCAGATGACTATATTGTTTACTTTGAACCGGAGATCCAGGGGAGAAGACCTGATTTTGTTATAATCGGGCCTGATCTGGGTCTTATTGTGCTTGAGGTAAAGGATTATACGAAGAATACCCTGTTCCAATTGAATCATGATGAGTGGCATATCGTAACCACATCTGGCGATCAGGCTGTGATTAAAAGTCCGATGAAGCAGGCCAGGGATAATATGTTTCGTGTCGTAGATGCATTAAAGAAGGACAAAAGTCTTGTACAGCTGGATGGGAAATTTAAGTTTCAATTAAAATTCCCTTATGGACACGGAGTAGTTTTTACAAGATTATTCTCAAAAGATATGGTTGAGAATAGTCTTTACAGCATTATTGAGCCTCATCTTTGTTTAACACGGGATGAAATCGATCCTGATAAAGAAGAATTCTCTGAAGATGTATTAATCGAAAAGATATTAAATATGTTCGTCGTTCCATATCGGCTAAGGGAACCTTTAAGTATGGATGATATAAATGCCATCCGTTATCATTTATTTCCGGAAGTTCGGATCAGTGCGGAGTTCAAGGCGCCGGTTCCATATCAGGACCAGCTGCTGCTGTCTTTGCATGATATCAAAACAATGGATTTGCATCAGGAAAATCTGGCCAAGCAAATTGGAGATAAAAATAGATTAATCCGCGGGGTCGCAGGCAGCGGCAAAACGATCATTCTTGCCAGCAGGGCGAAGATGTTATTGAAACAGAATCCTGATTGGAAGATTCTTATTCTCTGTTATAATATTTCTCTTGCGAATTCGATTCAGCAAATGGTTACCCACATGTTAAACGAGCCGGAGAATTTGTTTGATTTTGATTTTTCGACAGAATCAAAGGTAAAGCCAGTGAATCAAGATAAAATCCTCGTCCGTAATTTTCATTCATGGTTGAAGAATGATTTAAAAATAAGGGAGCAGCAGATTCCCGACCTGGCAGAAAAGCTGGAGAATAAGCAAGCCATCCTTCCAACCTATGATGCCGTTTTAATCGATGAAGGGCAGGACTTTGAAGCAGATTGGCTGAGATTGGTGAGCCTTCTGATCAATGCTGATACACAATCATTATTGCTCGTTGAGGACCGGGCGCAATCAATTTATAAGAGAAAGCGTTCTTATTTGCAGGATACAGGCTTAAGCTTTCAGGGCCGATCAAAGGTTTTATCCATTAATTATCGTAACACTGCTCAAATCGTTAAGTTTGCATGGGATTTTTATCAAAAGCACTCTTTGTTTAAAAACAAGGTCGTTAACCGAGAGCTTGAAGGGGATATTATTGCCCCACAAAGCACGAAGCGAAAAGGACCTGAACCAGGAATCATCAAGGCGGCCACTTTCTTTGAAGAAATCAAGCTTGTGGCAAGACAGATCCAAAAGTTGCATATGGAAAAGAAGGTTCCATATGATGATATGCTGATTTTATACCGGGTGAAACGCACACACCAGTATCCTATCATTGATATTATCAAGCGTTCTTTAGATGAAGCAGGATTACCGCATTTTTGGATTACTGAGAATGATACAAGCAAGCGGTCCTTTGAAAAAGAAGACGGTAAGATCAAAATCAGCACAATCGACAGCAGCAAAGGACTTGATTTTCGTGCTGTCTTTATTGTCAATGTCGACTCCATGCCTTTTCCACTTGAAGAAGATAAAGAGAGGGAAGTATCACTTCTTTATATTGGCATGACTAGGGCGAAGGAGTACTTATGTTTGTCTTACTCTGGGATTTCGGAATTTACTGGATATTTGGATGGGATTGTTGAGGAAAGAAATAAGATCAAAATAGGAAAAGAAAATATTAATTAA
- a CDS encoding ABC transporter ATP-binding protein, whose protein sequence is MEKLLKAILNKLFQSNHPSTQPNVKPISQEEVEALVDARLKEHAATIEKSIADQSTPAQPTDQEDYTLTAKQIEFALSLIGKVKDYELATDPSNLTIKDLNKLIAYNRFKNKGILVNLAKKGVLKN, encoded by the coding sequence GTGGAAAAATTGCTAAAAGCAATCCTTAATAAATTATTTCAATCAAATCATCCATCAACCCAACCAAACGTCAAACCCATTAGCCAAGAAGAAGTAGAAGCGTTAGTAGATGCACGGTTAAAAGAGCATGCCGCAACGATTGAAAAATCGATTGCAGACCAAAGTACCCCTGCTCAGCCTACTGACCAAGAGGACTACACCTTAACAGCAAAACAGATTGAATTTGCCCTATCGTTAATTGGAAAAGTGAAGGATTATGAACTAGCAACTGATCCATCCAATTTAACCATTAAAGATTTGAATAAATTAATAGCTTACAACCGATTTAAGAACAAAGGAATACTTGTTAATCTTGCTAAAAAAGGTGTGCTGAAAAATTAA
- a CDS encoding HNH endonuclease — protein sequence MNNDYLIDAKVVTLYLKDSTNNITGEALIDIEDLEKVKEFPNTWRYQKLGNRVEVRGTITNNGIKKQTTLTKWILDFPSKPIYFIDGNPLNNRKENLSFNKPLKGNAIEVHDDVAYMSINRRNEEGLVIKIDSNQLDLVKKYTWICEKKKDIDDYVVYTKIYDVSSSKKQTLRKVLLGNSDEKTAYFVNGDRLDFRMENIKLYSEQMTNKYLKETGIVHIFLKVKNEENYVVTMIDEEDLLKVSSLGYTWHYYQGNGEPYAVNTIVINGDRRRVYLHRVVMDAPEDKIVDHINHDTLDNRKRNLRNVTFSENQQNRKGANKNSLSGVRNVNWDATNNDWIVTCGSKYIMRTKDFEKAKLAAIRVRKELFPFATK from the coding sequence ATGAATAATGATTATTTAATCGATGCTAAGGTTGTCACTCTCTATTTAAAAGATTCCACAAACAATATTACAGGTGAAGCACTTATTGATATTGAAGATTTGGAAAAAGTAAAAGAATTTCCGAACACTTGGAGATATCAAAAATTGGGCAATAGAGTAGAAGTGAGAGGGACAATCACTAACAATGGGATAAAGAAGCAAACCACCCTTACAAAATGGATCCTTGATTTTCCTAGCAAACCTATTTATTTTATTGATGGTAATCCCCTTAATAACAGGAAAGAAAATTTATCGTTTAATAAGCCTTTAAAAGGAAATGCGATTGAAGTTCATGATGATGTAGCATACATGTCTATAAATCGAAGAAATGAAGAAGGCTTAGTTATAAAAATAGATAGTAATCAACTAGATTTAGTAAAAAAATATACTTGGATATGTGAAAAGAAAAAAGATATAGATGATTATGTTGTATATACAAAAATTTATGATGTTTCTTCGTCAAAAAAACAAACCTTAAGAAAAGTCCTATTAGGAAATTCAGATGAGAAAACTGCTTATTTTGTTAATGGTGACCGTTTAGATTTTAGAATGGAAAATATTAAGCTTTACTCAGAGCAGATGACTAATAAATACTTAAAAGAAACTGGAATAGTTCATATTTTCTTGAAAGTGAAAAATGAAGAAAATTATGTTGTAACAATGATAGACGAGGAAGACTTATTAAAGGTGAGTAGTCTCGGGTATACATGGCATTATTACCAGGGTAACGGCGAACCATACGCTGTAAATACAATAGTTATAAATGGGGATAGGAGAAGAGTATATTTACACAGGGTTGTAATGGATGCACCAGAGGATAAGATAGTTGATCACATAAATCATGATACCTTGGATAACAGAAAGAGAAATTTAAGGAACGTTACTTTTTCTGAAAACCAACAAAATAGAAAAGGCGCTAATAAAAATAGCTTGTCTGGAGTAAGAAATGTAAATTGGGATGCAACTAATAATGATTGGATAGTTACTTGTGGAAGTAAATATATAATGAGAACAAAGGATTTTGAGAAAGCGAAATTAGCTGCAATTAGAGTAAGAAAGGAACTATTTCCTTTTGCTACTAAGTAA
- a CDS encoding nucleoside triphosphate pyrophosphohydrolase, with translation MPIYNKLVRDLIPQVIDSNVKKFSTKILNEEEYIKELKKKAYEELEEYMSADNHEDALEELADVLEVVHALAEYHGASFESVEEIRTQKVEKRGGFKERVFLVEVEDQ, from the coding sequence TTGCCAATCTACAATAAACTTGTACGTGATCTGATACCACAAGTAATTGATTCCAATGTAAAAAAGTTTTCAACAAAAATATTAAATGAGGAAGAATACATAAAGGAATTAAAGAAAAAAGCATACGAAGAGTTGGAAGAATATATGAGTGCTGATAACCATGAAGATGCTTTGGAAGAACTGGCGGATGTTTTAGAGGTTGTGCATGCTCTGGCGGAGTATCATGGTGCTTCTTTTGAATCTGTAGAAGAGATACGAACACAAAAGGTTGAGAAAAGAGGGGGCTTCAAGGAGAGGGTTTTCCTAGTGGAAGTTGAGGATCAGTAA
- a CDS encoding DNA cytosine methyltransferase, with product MKVEERGRAKYRPLKDYDSKQVKQLLLDKIQEEEKMIKNIENDYALPKLDYREDKINVISLFSGCGGLDLGVELAGLSAAIGEKMVNKAFNEKDLFNAVRGDSIFHTVYSNDLFKEANESYKINFPSVFQQQLDIRKVKTFPKADLVLGGFPCPGFSEAGPRLIDDERNFLYIHFIRCLLQAKPFAFIAENVKGMMTLGKGEVINQIVQDFSSAGYNVKFKLVNARDFGVPQLRERVFIVGIREDLDFNYEHPEPTHGEGKLPYVTLKEAIGDLETSPGEWFEGGFSPIYLSRNRKKRWDEQSFTIQASGRQAPLHPSGPGMVKIEADKWDLPGDESLHRRLSVKEIARIQTFPDWFEFSNGGNMSVQKNNRLDKQYKQIGNAVPVMLAKAIAMPLAIWATNNISIIKQKHAAIIR from the coding sequence GTGAAAGTTGAAGAAAGAGGACGAGCAAAATACCGCCCCTTAAAAGATTACGATTCCAAACAGGTTAAGCAATTGCTACTGGATAAAATACAGGAAGAAGAAAAAATGATAAAGAATATCGAAAACGATTATGCATTGCCAAAGCTTGATTATCGTGAAGATAAAATAAATGTAATCAGTCTTTTCTCAGGTTGTGGTGGCCTTGATTTAGGAGTCGAACTAGCAGGATTATCTGCTGCCATTGGAGAAAAAATGGTCAATAAAGCTTTTAATGAAAAAGATTTGTTTAATGCTGTAAGAGGCGATAGTATATTTCATACAGTCTATTCCAATGATCTTTTCAAAGAAGCTAATGAATCTTATAAAATAAATTTCCCTTCAGTTTTCCAGCAACAGTTAGATATACGCAAAGTAAAGACTTTTCCTAAAGCGGATTTAGTCCTTGGCGGTTTCCCTTGCCCAGGCTTTAGCGAAGCTGGTCCACGATTAATTGATGATGAAAGAAATTTCCTTTATATCCATTTTATACGTTGTCTGCTTCAAGCAAAACCGTTTGCATTTATTGCTGAAAATGTTAAAGGGATGATGACTTTAGGAAAAGGCGAAGTAATAAATCAAATTGTTCAAGATTTTTCTTCTGCAGGATACAATGTAAAATTCAAATTAGTTAATGCACGAGATTTTGGAGTACCTCAACTTAGAGAACGAGTATTTATTGTTGGAATAAGAGAAGACTTAGATTTTAATTATGAACATCCGGAGCCAACACATGGAGAAGGAAAACTACCTTATGTAACGTTAAAAGAAGCTATTGGAGACTTAGAAACCTCCCCTGGAGAGTGGTTTGAGGGTGGATTTTCCCCAATATACTTATCTCGTAACAGAAAAAAAAGATGGGACGAGCAAAGTTTTACCATTCAAGCTTCAGGTAGACAAGCACCGCTGCATCCTAGCGGTCCGGGAATGGTGAAAATAGAAGCTGATAAGTGGGATCTCCCAGGAGATGAATCCTTACATCGCCGTTTGTCTGTAAAAGAAATTGCTCGCATACAAACTTTTCCAGATTGGTTTGAATTCTCTAATGGAGGTAATATGAGTGTCCAGAAAAATAATAGGTTGGACAAGCAGTATAAACAGATCGGGAATGCCGTCCCTGTTATGTTGGCAAAGGCAATTGCAATGCCACTCGCAATTTGGGCAACAAATAACATTAGCATAATTAAACAGAAGCACGCCGCTATCATAAGATAA